One genomic window of Halorhabdus sp. CBA1104 includes the following:
- the citZ gene encoding citrate synthase, producing the protein MPEELRKGLEGVLVAESTLSDIDGDAGRLVYRGYAIEDLARNASFEEVLYLLWEGQLPTESELADFQERMANEREVDEAVLSTIRELAAAEENPMAALRTAVSMLSAYDPEDSTGEGGNGEITQRKGRRITAKMPTIVAAYKRFRDGEEYVPPREDLGHAANFLYMLNGEEPDQTLADIFDMALVVHADHGINASTFAAMVTASTLSDLHSSVTSAIGALKGDLHGGANQNVMHTLLEIDEHELTAVEWAREAIESGERIPGFGHRVYSVKDPRAKILGAKSKALGKAADEFKWYSYSRAIEEFMDKETGIAPNVDFYSASMYYQMGIPIDIYTPIFAMSRVGGWVAHVLEYQDENRLIRPRARYVGPDDQAFVRIDKR; encoded by the coding sequence ATGCCTGAGGAGCTCCGGAAGGGACTAGAGGGCGTGCTGGTCGCCGAGTCGACATTGAGTGACATCGACGGCGACGCGGGCCGACTCGTCTACCGGGGGTACGCCATCGAGGACCTCGCCAGAAACGCCAGTTTCGAGGAGGTACTGTACTTGCTCTGGGAAGGGCAGTTGCCGACCGAATCGGAACTGGCGGACTTCCAAGAGCGGATGGCAAACGAACGCGAGGTCGACGAGGCCGTCCTCTCGACGATCCGGGAGCTGGCGGCCGCCGAGGAGAACCCGATGGCCGCTCTCCGGACGGCCGTCTCGATGCTGTCGGCCTACGATCCCGAGGACTCGACCGGGGAGGGGGGCAACGGCGAGATCACCCAGCGGAAGGGGCGGCGAATTACGGCCAAGATGCCGACGATCGTCGCCGCCTACAAGCGCTTCCGTGACGGCGAGGAGTACGTCCCGCCCCGAGAGGACCTGGGCCACGCGGCGAACTTCCTGTACATGCTCAACGGTGAGGAACCCGACCAGACGCTCGCGGACATCTTCGACATGGCCCTGGTCGTCCACGCCGACCACGGCATCAACGCCTCGACCTTCGCCGCGATGGTGACCGCCTCGACGCTGTCTGACCTGCACAGCTCGGTCACCAGCGCCATCGGCGCGCTGAAGGGGGATCTACACGGCGGTGCCAACCAGAACGTGATGCACACGCTGCTCGAAATCGACGAGCACGAGCTGACGGCCGTCGAGTGGGCTCGGGAGGCCATCGAGAGCGGCGAGCGCATCCCCGGCTTTGGCCACCGCGTCTACAGCGTCAAGGATCCCCGGGCGAAGATCCTCGGCGCGAAATCCAAGGCCCTGGGCAAGGCCGCAGACGAGTTCAAGTGGTACTCCTATAGCCGGGCCATCGAGGAGTTCATGGACAAAGAGACGGGCATCGCGCCGAACGTCGACTTCTACTCGGCGTCGATGTACTACCAGATGGGCATCCCGATCGACATCTACACGCCCATCTTCGCGATGAGTCGCGTCGGCGGCTGGGTCGCCCACGTCCTCGAATACCAGGACGAAAACCGCCTCATCCGCCCGCGAGCCCGTTACGTCGGCCCCGACGATCAGGCATTCGTTCGGATCGACAAGCGGTAG
- a CDS encoding potassium channel family protein: protein MSPDEAVSYEPVSVKAVLAEMKDTAELLIDLSYSAVLLGSDDIAEEVLVLEERMDVLHLQARMSLLMAARNPSDAEALAPVLGVVGAAEKISDAAGDIAKVVLEDVGLPPAMRATLPEAVETLVRATVTDGSSYAGRSLGDLNLETATGVRVIAIRRQGEWLLNPDATTALETGDVLLVRGPDDGIADVYAVATGEDYEPPAAPEPAIEDLERAVDSIVLMKNMSELAVDLAYGAVLFDSEAVAEEVLELEAEVDALQSRFEAWTLRAAGRVEEPISLRGMVRLANATEVISDAALEISEGVLRGLGTHPVVAAAVEESDEVIVREAVDADSQLDGVTLGERELKTETGMRVIAVRRPRDQPTGKHGTEWELSPGPKTELTAGDVLIAKGTRSGAERLAALLDGA, encoded by the coding sequence ATGTCGCCCGACGAGGCTGTCAGCTACGAGCCGGTCAGTGTCAAGGCAGTGCTGGCGGAGATGAAAGACACTGCCGAGCTGTTGATCGATCTGTCGTATTCGGCCGTCCTGTTGGGGAGTGACGATATCGCCGAGGAAGTGCTCGTCTTAGAAGAGCGCATGGACGTCTTGCACCTGCAGGCACGGATGAGTCTCCTCATGGCCGCCCGCAATCCGTCCGATGCCGAGGCGCTCGCCCCGGTGCTTGGGGTCGTCGGGGCTGCCGAGAAGATCAGCGACGCCGCGGGCGACATCGCCAAGGTCGTCCTCGAAGACGTCGGCCTGCCGCCGGCGATGCGAGCGACGCTTCCGGAGGCCGTCGAGACGCTGGTGCGGGCAACCGTCACAGATGGGTCGTCTTACGCCGGCCGGTCCCTCGGTGATCTCAACCTCGAAACCGCCACTGGGGTCCGCGTGATCGCAATTCGTCGCCAGGGCGAGTGGTTGTTGAATCCCGACGCGACGACGGCACTCGAAACCGGGGATGTCCTCCTGGTGCGCGGGCCGGACGACGGGATCGCCGATGTCTACGCGGTCGCGACCGGTGAAGACTACGAGCCGCCGGCCGCCCCCGAACCGGCCATCGAGGACCTCGAACGGGCGGTCGACTCGATCGTCCTCATGAAGAACATGAGCGAACTCGCCGTCGACCTCGCTTATGGGGCCGTGCTGTTCGACAGCGAGGCCGTCGCCGAGGAGGTCCTCGAACTCGAAGCGGAAGTCGACGCCCTCCAGTCCCGGTTTGAAGCCTGGACGCTCCGGGCGGCCGGCCGGGTCGAGGAGCCGATCAGCCTCCGGGGGATGGTCCGCCTCGCCAACGCGACGGAGGTGATCTCGGATGCCGCCCTGGAGATCAGTGAAGGTGTCCTCCGGGGATTGGGGACCCACCCTGTGGTCGCGGCCGCCGTCGAGGAGAGTGACGAAGTGATCGTCCGGGAGGCCGTCGACGCCGACAGCCAACTCGACGGCGTCACGCTCGGTGAGCGGGAACTCAAGACCGAGACGGGGATGCGCGTCATCGCCGTCCGCCGGCCTCGCGACCAGCCGACCGGGAAACACGGGACCGAGTGGGAGCTCTCGCCCGGACCGAAAACGGAACTTACCGCGGGTGACGTCCTCATTGCCAAGGGAACCCGCAGCGGTGCCGAGCGGCTGGCGGCCCTCTTGGACGGTGCTTGA
- a CDS encoding succinylglutamate desuccinylase/aspartoacylase family protein — protein MTSLGTATAAPGEIATGRMHVGETRDGSAVGLPVAVVNGREDGKTLYVQAVSDGDELNGAGVLTRLVPTLDPDAISGTILLVGIVNYHGFQVAEHRNPIDDTKLNRAYPGEEAGTTSERLAAATFAAASRADLVLDLHQGSTSRMIDETRIRCGTRHRLHEACLELAKAFGCGHVLDQKGPDGQLARAAPDEGIPTIDPELGGAVGWDEGSIQVGVEGVRNVLRHYGFLDGTAPMETQTRASGFDQYGAPAGGLVHFEPDLGERVAAGDHLFSVTDVFGTVKERVSVDSDGIFWRTRRLPQVATGEYVCSVGTTIDSY, from the coding sequence ATGACGAGTCTGGGGACGGCGACCGCCGCGCCCGGCGAGATCGCCACCGGACGAATGCACGTCGGAGAGACCCGCGATGGGAGTGCGGTCGGCCTGCCGGTCGCCGTCGTCAACGGCCGCGAGGACGGCAAGACCTTGTACGTCCAGGCGGTCAGCGACGGCGACGAACTCAACGGCGCAGGCGTCCTCACACGGCTCGTGCCGACACTCGATCCCGACGCGATCAGTGGCACGATCTTGCTCGTCGGGATCGTCAACTACCACGGGTTCCAGGTCGCCGAACATCGCAATCCCATCGACGACACGAAGCTGAACCGGGCCTACCCCGGCGAGGAAGCCGGTACCACCAGCGAGCGCCTCGCCGCGGCGACCTTCGCGGCTGCCTCCCGGGCCGATCTCGTGCTCGACCTGCATCAGGGCTCGACCAGTCGGATGATCGACGAGACCCGGATCCGGTGTGGCACACGCCACCGTCTTCACGAGGCGTGTCTCGAACTCGCGAAAGCCTTCGGCTGTGGGCACGTCCTCGACCAGAAGGGGCCAGACGGCCAGCTCGCCCGGGCCGCGCCCGACGAGGGCATCCCGACGATCGATCCCGAACTCGGCGGGGCCGTCGGCTGGGACGAGGGCTCGATCCAGGTGGGGGTCGAGGGCGTCCGGAACGTGCTCAGACACTACGGCTTCCTCGACGGAACGGCCCCGATGGAGACCCAGACCCGCGCCAGTGGCTTCGACCAGTACGGTGCACCGGCTGGGGGGCTGGTTCATTTCGAACCCGACCTGGGCGAGCGCGTCGCGGCCGGCGATCACCTCTTTTCGGTGACGGACGTCTTCGGGACCGTCAAAGAGCGTGTCAGCGTCGACTCCGACGGTATCTTCTGGCGGACACGCCGGCTCCCGCAGGTCGCGACCGGCGAGTACGTCTGCTCGGTCGGGACCACTATCGATTCGTACTGA
- a CDS encoding DoxX family protein, whose translation MLIRRLVVTDGTLASRGRGLPTPAELAGRVGIDEWPLAPLLRLFVGANFLYLGVTQKWFNPASALAVVEKYELTRVVPVAPELWVFGAGLVEAAVGAAFILGLFTRGSAAVGFLMLTTTLFGLPDDPVLAHITLFGLLSALLVVGSGRYSLDSSLVPAIRKRLDPHWESPADPASAAD comes from the coding sequence ATGCTCATCCGGCGGCTGGTCGTCACTGATGGCACCCTCGCCAGCCGCGGCCGCGGCCTGCCGACGCCGGCCGAACTCGCCGGCCGGGTCGGGATCGACGAGTGGCCCCTCGCCCCCTTGCTCCGGCTGTTCGTCGGGGCGAACTTCCTGTATCTGGGTGTGACCCAAAAGTGGTTCAACCCTGCAAGCGCCCTCGCGGTCGTCGAGAAGTACGAACTGACCCGGGTCGTCCCCGTGGCGCCCGAACTGTGGGTGTTTGGCGCGGGCTTAGTCGAGGCCGCCGTCGGCGCGGCGTTCATCCTGGGGCTGTTCACCCGCGGGAGTGCCGCCGTCGGCTTCCTGATGTTGACGACGACGCTGTTCGGCCTACCGGACGATCCCGTCCTCGCCCACATCACCCTGTTTGGCCTCCTCTCGGCACTGCTGGTCGTCGGGAGCGGCCGGTACTCGCTTGACTCCTCGCTCGTTCCCGCCATCCGGAAGCGACTCGACCCTCACTGGGAGTCGCCGGCCGATCCGGCATCGGCGGCCGACTGA
- a CDS encoding threonine synthase codes for MKRVCTDCGRTSPTAGPWRCSCGSPLALQALPRLPATPPALDRDAGLWACDGFVPVARQVTLGEGWTPLIDSERGIQYKLEHLFPTGSFKDRGAAVVISRAVERGADRVLEDSSGNAGLAIATYAARAGIDAEIFVPSDATPSKIRAIEGTGATVRQIDGSRRAVTDACIGAVERGDGYYASHAWDPLFLAGTATFALEVLAQRDWTAPDAVVTPLGHGTLFLGAEQGFQRLYRAGWIDSLPRCYGVQASGVAPIAAARGNERDAARNDVADGIQIADPVRRRQILDAIETTVGDAIAVTAGETERAHERLRGEGLVVEPTSATAVAGVARLRERGAIADGEDVVVPLTGRNGTTIR; via the coding sequence ATGAAACGCGTCTGTACCGACTGTGGACGGACGTCTCCGACTGCGGGTCCCTGGCGGTGTTCGTGTGGGTCGCCACTGGCGCTCCAGGCATTGCCGAGGCTGCCGGCGACGCCACCCGCTCTCGATCGGGACGCTGGGCTGTGGGCCTGTGATGGGTTCGTCCCCGTCGCCCGCCAGGTCACGCTCGGTGAGGGCTGGACCCCGCTGATCGACAGCGAGCGCGGTATCCAGTACAAACTCGAACACCTGTTTCCGACGGGGAGTTTCAAGGATCGCGGTGCGGCCGTCGTCATCTCTCGTGCCGTCGAGCGCGGGGCCGATCGCGTCCTCGAAGACTCTTCTGGTAACGCCGGGCTGGCGATCGCCACCTATGCGGCCCGGGCCGGGATCGACGCCGAGATCTTCGTCCCCAGCGACGCCACGCCCTCGAAGATTCGGGCGATCGAGGGGACGGGAGCCACAGTCCGGCAAATCGACGGCTCCCGAAGGGCCGTGACTGACGCCTGCATCGGGGCCGTCGAGCGAGGGGACGGGTACTATGCGAGTCACGCCTGGGACCCACTCTTCTTGGCCGGGACGGCCACGTTCGCTCTGGAAGTGCTCGCCCAGCGCGACTGGACGGCCCCCGACGCAGTGGTGACGCCGCTGGGTCACGGCACGCTGTTTCTGGGTGCAGAACAGGGCTTTCAGCGCCTTTACCGGGCGGGATGGATCGATTCGCTGCCACGATGCTACGGTGTCCAGGCCAGCGGCGTCGCCCCGATCGCTGCCGCCCGGGGCAACGAGCGCGACGCGGCCCGCAACGACGTGGCTGACGGCATCCAGATCGCTGACCCGGTGCGGCGGCGTCAGATACTCGATGCGATCGAGACGACAGTGGGCGATGCGATCGCAGTCACGGCCGGCGAAACCGAGCGCGCACACGAGCGACTGCGTGGAGAGGGACTGGTCGTCGAACCGACGAGCGCGACAGCGGTGGCGGGCGTGGCGCGACTTCGTGAGCGAGGGGCGATCGCGGATGGTGAGGACGTGGTGGTCCCACTGACGGGGCGAAACGGCACCACGATTCGCTGA
- a CDS encoding signal recognition particle protein Srp54: MVLDDLGSSLRGALDNLRGKSRISEDDVADVVREVQRSLLQADADVDLVMELSDNIETRALEEEPPAGTSARDWVLRIVYEELVDLVGESTPIPLEPQTIVLAGLQGSGKTTTASKIAWWFSKKGLRPAVIQTDTWRPGAYEQAEQMAERAEVDFYGDPDSDDAVQIARDGLEATQDADVRIVDTAGRHALEDDLIDELEEIESVVEPDRNLLVLDAAIGQEAKEQAQRFEGAVGIDGVVITKLDGTAKGGGALVAVNETDSTIAFLGTGETVKDVERFEPSGFVSRLLGMGDLEQLTERVERAMEETGEEEDWDPEDMLQGEFTLKDMRKQMEAMNKMGPLDQVMDMIPGLGGGMMDQLPDDAMDVTEERMRDFEVIMDSMTEDELENPRQIGRSRTDRIARGSGKPEDRIRELLEQHKMMERTLKQFQGMGDADMERMMKQMDQGDMGDMGGGMGGMGGNPFG, translated from the coding sequence ATGGTACTCGACGATTTGGGATCGTCTCTGCGGGGGGCACTCGACAACCTCCGGGGGAAGTCCCGCATCAGCGAGGACGACGTCGCCGATGTCGTCCGGGAGGTCCAGCGGTCGCTCCTCCAGGCCGACGCGGACGTCGACCTGGTGATGGAACTTTCGGACAACATCGAGACGCGGGCCTTAGAGGAGGAGCCACCGGCCGGCACCTCTGCCCGTGACTGGGTGTTGCGCATCGTCTACGAGGAACTGGTCGATCTGGTCGGTGAATCGACGCCGATCCCGCTCGAGCCCCAGACGATCGTGCTGGCCGGCCTCCAGGGGTCGGGGAAAACCACCACGGCATCGAAAATCGCCTGGTGGTTCTCGAAGAAAGGACTGCGCCCGGCGGTCATCCAGACCGACACCTGGCGGCCCGGCGCCTACGAACAGGCCGAGCAGATGGCCGAACGCGCCGAGGTCGACTTCTATGGCGATCCCGATAGCGACGACGCGGTCCAGATCGCCCGTGACGGCCTGGAAGCCACCCAGGACGCCGACGTGCGGATCGTCGACACCGCCGGTCGCCACGCCCTCGAAGACGACCTCATCGACGAGTTAGAGGAGATCGAATCGGTCGTCGAGCCCGACCGGAACCTGCTGGTGCTCGACGCCGCGATCGGCCAGGAGGCCAAAGAGCAGGCCCAGCGCTTCGAAGGGGCTGTCGGGATCGACGGCGTCGTCATCACGAAACTCGACGGGACGGCGAAAGGTGGCGGGGCCCTGGTGGCCGTCAACGAGACCGATTCGACGATCGCGTTCCTCGGTACCGGCGAGACCGTCAAGGACGTCGAACGCTTCGAGCCCTCCGGATTCGTCTCCCGCTTGCTCGGGATGGGCGACCTCGAACAACTGACCGAGCGCGTCGAGCGCGCGATGGAGGAGACGGGCGAGGAAGAAGACTGGGACCCCGAGGACATGCTCCAGGGAGAGTTCACCCTGAAGGACATGCGCAAGCAGATGGAGGCGATGAACAAGATGGGGCCGCTCGATCAGGTGATGGACATGATCCCGGGCCTGGGCGGTGGGATGATGGACCAACTGCCCGACGACGCCATGGACGTCACCGAAGAGCGCATGCGTGACTTCGAGGTCATCATGGACTCGATGACCGAAGACGAGCTAGAGAACCCGCGCCAGATCGGCCGCAGCCGGACTGATCGTATCGCCCGTGGCTCTGGGAAACCAGAGGATCGGATTCGGGAACTGCTCGAACAGCACAAGATGATGGAACGCACGTTGAAGCAGTTCCAGGGCATGGGCGACGCCGACATGGAGCGCATGATGAAACAGATGGACCAGGGTGACATGGGCGATATGGGCGGCGGCATGGGTGGCATGGGCGGCAACCCGTTCGGATAA
- a CDS encoding DUF1641 domain-containing protein, translating into MTEDPADRLRTDGGAGHVETEEATENGHGESETDVDLESLVAENPEAVARLLERLDLVNDLLDGADVATSAMDDEMVQSLAGTGTNLGLAANEIATDETVQLGEAVGQNADDLADGVEKIAELQRTGTLDDLLELAELASLASAAMDDEMVMSLASTGTRLGEVADTAADDDVARGLEEVLAALGEATSKDPEKIGTIGLLKATRDPDVQAGLGLVIALARALGQQTRERAEE; encoded by the coding sequence ATGACCGAGGACCCTGCCGACCGGCTCCGTACTGACGGCGGTGCTGGCCACGTCGAGACGGAAGAGGCAACCGAGAACGGGCACGGAGAGAGTGAGACCGACGTCGATCTCGAATCACTGGTCGCCGAGAACCCCGAGGCGGTCGCCCGCCTGCTCGAACGTCTCGATCTGGTCAACGACCTGCTGGACGGCGCCGACGTCGCCACGTCGGCGATGGACGACGAGATGGTCCAGTCCCTTGCCGGCACGGGGACGAATCTCGGACTCGCAGCCAACGAGATCGCGACCGACGAGACCGTCCAGCTCGGCGAGGCCGTCGGGCAGAACGCCGACGATCTTGCCGACGGCGTCGAGAAAATCGCCGAATTGCAGCGAACGGGCACGCTGGACGACCTGCTCGAACTGGCGGAACTGGCCTCCCTGGCCAGCGCCGCGATGGACGACGAGATGGTGATGTCGCTTGCCTCGACCGGGACGCGGCTTGGCGAAGTCGCCGATACCGCGGCTGACGACGACGTTGCACGCGGCCTCGAGGAGGTGCTGGCTGCTCTGGGTGAAGCCACAAGCAAGGATCCCGAGAAAATCGGTACAATCGGACTGCTGAAGGCCACTCGTGACCCCGACGTTCAGGCCGGGCTGGGGCTTGTGATTGCACTTGCCCGGGCACTCGGCCAGCAGACGCGCGAGCGGGCCGAAGAGTAA
- a CDS encoding NAD(P)/FAD-dependent oxidoreductase → MTDEIVVVGGGTGGTVLANRLAERLGSAIDAGEARVTVINDGEHQHYKPAYLYVPFGKKTVEEAKRPLTDLLDRRVELRIDRVTGIDTDGKSVTLEDGDELAYDHLVIATGASLDPEEVPGLTESGHHFYGPEGAEALRDELADFDEGHLVLSVIGVPHMCPAAPLEFVFMADDWFRKRGIREDIEITYTYPIQRAHGLQSVADWARPKLASRDINLETFFNADRVDPDAQVLETMEGNELDYDLLVAIPPHTSSDLVSEAGLGDTWIDVDRATLEAEQAEDVYAIGDVADVPTSKAGSVAHYEAGVVADRIASRVRGQTPTSVYDGKTVCFIETGMDEATFVEFGYGDEPAMREPSKPVHWAKLGYNESYWLTARGLL, encoded by the coding sequence ATGACCGACGAGATCGTCGTCGTCGGTGGCGGCACCGGCGGCACTGTCCTGGCGAACCGGCTCGCCGAGCGCCTCGGGTCGGCGATCGACGCCGGCGAGGCCCGCGTGACCGTGATCAACGACGGCGAGCACCAGCACTACAAACCCGCCTACCTCTACGTCCCCTTCGGCAAGAAGACCGTCGAGGAGGCCAAACGGCCACTGACCGATCTGTTGGATCGCCGCGTCGAGTTACGTATCGATCGCGTCACGGGGATCGATACCGACGGCAAGTCCGTCACGCTCGAAGACGGCGACGAACTCGCCTACGATCACCTCGTGATAGCAACAGGCGCGAGTCTCGACCCCGAGGAAGTCCCCGGCCTCACCGAGAGCGGCCATCACTTCTACGGACCCGAGGGTGCGGAGGCGCTTCGAGACGAGCTGGCGGACTTCGATGAGGGGCACCTCGTGCTGTCGGTCATCGGCGTCCCGCACATGTGTCCGGCCGCACCTCTGGAGTTCGTCTTCATGGCCGACGATTGGTTCCGGAAACGCGGCATCCGTGAGGACATCGAGATCACGTACACGTACCCGATTCAGCGCGCCCACGGCCTGCAATCGGTCGCCGACTGGGCGAGACCGAAACTTGCGTCCCGGGACATCAACCTGGAGACGTTCTTCAACGCCGATCGGGTCGATCCCGACGCACAGGTCTTAGAGACCATGGAAGGCAACGAACTCGACTACGACCTGCTCGTGGCGATTCCGCCCCACACTTCCAGTGACCTCGTGAGCGAGGCCGGACTGGGCGATACCTGGATCGACGTCGACCGAGCGACCCTGGAGGCCGAACAGGCCGAAGACGTCTACGCGATCGGCGACGTGGCCGACGTGCCGACGAGCAAGGCCGGCAGCGTCGCCCACTACGAGGCCGGCGTCGTCGCCGACCGGATCGCCAGCCGCGTCCGGGGTCAGACGCCGACCTCGGTCTACGACGGGAAGACGGTCTGCTTCATCGAGACTGGCATGGACGAGGCGACGTTCGTCGAGTTCGGGTACGGCGACGAGCCGGCGATGCGCGAACCATCCAAACCCGTCCACTGGGCGAAACTGGGCTACAACGAGTCCTACTGGCTGACCGCCAGGGGACTGCTGTGA
- a CDS encoding sulfurtransferase TusA family protein has translation MSDTPTPDIEVDSRGATCPGPLMDLIGKVKEVEAGTTIELLTSDEGSKNDVPEWLDEAGHELLTVEEIDDHWAIYVETT, from the coding sequence ATGAGTGACACACCAACTCCCGACATCGAGGTCGATTCGCGCGGTGCAACCTGTCCCGGCCCGCTGATGGACCTGATCGGCAAGGTCAAAGAGGTCGAGGCAGGGACGACGATCGAGCTGCTGACGAGCGACGAGGGCTCGAAAAACGACGTGCCCGAGTGGCTCGATGAGGCCGGCCACGAACTACTGACGGTCGAAGAGATCGACGACCACTGGGCCATCTACGTCGAGACTACATGA
- a CDS encoding magnesium transporter, with product MARTDWTMRAITRAMLPVLLVLTTIEIGSGLVLESFESQLLTHPSLLILVPVTIGTAGNLGSILAARFSTAFHLGTLSFSPTDDRLLGNVLATVALALTVFPVIGVGAWGLGVLTGGPDLAIATVLAVAVTSGAVLSVLAVVVTIVATYVAYRLELDPDDVVIPVVTNVCDVLGVVVLFVVVQVVV from the coding sequence ATGGCCCGGACCGACTGGACGATGCGGGCGATCACGCGAGCGATGTTGCCAGTCTTGCTCGTGTTGACCACGATCGAGATCGGGAGCGGCCTCGTCCTGGAAAGTTTCGAGTCACAGCTGCTGACCCATCCCTCGTTGCTGATCCTCGTGCCAGTGACGATCGGCACGGCCGGGAACCTCGGGTCGATTCTCGCGGCCCGGTTCTCGACGGCGTTTCATCTCGGGACCCTCTCGTTTTCCCCGACGGACGATCGCCTGCTCGGGAACGTACTCGCGACGGTCGCACTCGCGCTGACGGTCTTTCCCGTGATCGGCGTCGGTGCCTGGGGACTGGGTGTCCTCACTGGCGGCCCCGACCTCGCTATTGCAACCGTTCTCGCGGTTGCGGTGACCAGCGGGGCGGTTCTGTCAGTGCTCGCCGTCGTCGTGACGATCGTCGCGACGTACGTCGCCTATCGACTGGAATTGGATCCCGATGACGTCGTGATTCCTGTTGTCACCAACGTCTGTGACGTGCTTGGTGTCGTGGTACTGTTCGTCGTCGTGCAGGTCGTCGTGTGA
- a CDS encoding HAD family hydrolase: MTTAIYFDLDGTLLTFEQGYGSLVADVLAGHVEDPAAAAETFLDTFDTHFEALEPRPYRQGMVAVCERAGVDADPDELVAALREAEWTHSRVSDAARESLAALGEDTPLGVLTDGVGEFQRAKLAHHDLDQYFESVIVSYEVGAHKPDQAIFDRARDAIDADEYVMVGDSDADIEGARAAGFTPVRVEHGEDVPDFWATVRALV, translated from the coding sequence ATGACGACAGCGATCTACTTCGATCTCGACGGGACGTTGTTGACCTTCGAGCAAGGCTATGGCTCGCTGGTGGCAGACGTCTTGGCCGGCCACGTCGAGGACCCGGCGGCCGCCGCCGAGACGTTCTTGGACACTTTCGACACCCACTTCGAGGCACTCGAACCACGGCCATACCGGCAGGGGATGGTCGCCGTCTGCGAGCGCGCTGGCGTCGACGCCGATCCCGACGAGTTGGTCGCGGCCCTCCGGGAGGCAGAGTGGACGCACTCGCGAGTGAGCGATGCGGCCCGTGAGAGTCTCGCGGCGCTGGGCGAGGACACCCCACTCGGCGTCCTGACGGATGGTGTCGGCGAGTTCCAGCGAGCGAAACTCGCCCACCACGACCTGGACCAGTACTTCGAGAGCGTGATCGTCTCCTACGAGGTCGGCGCACACAAACCCGACCAGGCGATCTTCGATCGAGCGCGCGATGCGATCGACGCCGACGAGTACGTCATGGTCGGAGACAGTGACGCCGACATCGAGGGGGCCAGAGCAGCCGGGTTCACGCCCGTCCGTGTCGAACACGGCGAAGACGTGCCGGATTTCTGGGCGACCGTCCGGGCGCTAGTGTGA
- a CDS encoding RNA-binding domain-containing protein: protein MSEAYRVDVQITAPVYDTEVTDRVADAITNVFPSATVQQRPGELQAEAHELEHFSELLHRREILDTARGVFFDNRQGDRFSFTLKKQAAFEGVVTFSVGEPDELGEIHVSVRVEEPDVESFIDHIAPRTQDGRPIDPDT, encoded by the coding sequence ATGAGCGAAGCCTACCGCGTCGACGTCCAGATCACCGCCCCCGTCTACGACACCGAGGTGACCGACCGAGTTGCCGACGCGATCACGAACGTCTTCCCGTCGGCGACCGTCCAGCAGCGACCGGGCGAACTGCAAGCCGAGGCCCACGAGCTCGAACACTTCTCTGAGCTGCTGCACCGCCGAGAGATTCTCGATACCGCCAGGGGCGTATTCTTCGACAACCGCCAAGGAGATCGCTTCAGTTTCACGCTGAAGAAACAGGCGGCCTTCGAAGGCGTCGTGACGTTCTCGGTGGGAGAACCGGACGAACTCGGGGAGATTCACGTCAGCGTCCGCGTCGAAGAACCCGACGTCGAATCGTTCATCGACCACATCGCGCCACGGACGCAGGACGGCCGACCGATCGACCCGGACACCTGA
- a CDS encoding AAA family ATPase has protein sequence MTVIGLVGLPGSGKSEAAAVASDLDVPVVTMGDVIRQACRDRGLDPATDHGEVAKALREENGPAAIAEASLPHIEDGLEGSESVVVDGIRSDVEVERFRDAFGEDFLLVSVEAPFETRAERLDLRGRDASADDGGERLDDRDQRELGFGMGKAMEIADLTIENVDSLGAFQERVETLLVDGPTALDGDERVEGVNR, from the coding sequence ATGACTGTTATCGGACTCGTGGGGTTGCCCGGCAGCGGCAAAAGCGAGGCCGCCGCGGTGGCCAGCGATCTAGACGTGCCGGTGGTCACGATGGGCGATGTGATCCGGCAGGCCTGTCGCGATCGCGGACTCGATCCGGCGACCGACCACGGCGAGGTAGCGAAAGCGCTTCGTGAGGAGAACGGCCCGGCCGCGATCGCCGAAGCCTCACTCCCGCACATCGAGGACGGACTCGAAGGAAGCGAGTCCGTCGTCGTCGACGGGATCCGCTCGGACGTCGAAGTCGAACGCTTTCGGGATGCTTTCGGGGAGGACTTCCTGCTGGTCAGCGTCGAAGCGCCCTTCGAGACACGCGCCGAGCGACTCGATCTCCGGGGGCGAGACGCCAGCGCCGACGACGGCGGCGAGCGCCTCGACGACCGCGACCAGCGCGAACTCGGCTTCGGCATGGGCAAAGCGATGGAGATTGCCGACCTGACCATCGAGAACGTCGACAGTCTCGGGGCCTTCCAGGAGCGCGTCGAAACGCTGTTGGTCGACGGCCCGACCGCACTCGACGGCGACGAACGCGTCGAGGGGGTGAACCGATGA